The segment TCAGGCACAACTTGCCCttgttggctgtcaccaatcacctcctcattttccatgtgcctcagcatagtttccaggaggatcgGCTCCATGaccttgctgggcacagaggtgagactgactggcctgtagttccccaggtcttccttttttccctttttaaaaatgggggttatgtttccccttctTCAGTCAGTGGAAACTTCCCCGGACTGCCACAGCTTCtgaaatatgatggatagtggcttagccacttcatctgccagttccctcaggacctgcagatgcatctcatcagggcccatggacttgtgcacctcCAAGTTCCTTAGATGGCCTTGATCCTGATCTTCTCCTACTGagggtggttcttcattctcccaggccctgcctttgccttctgtgactcgggtggtgtggctggagcacttgctggtgaagactgaggcaaaaaagttgttgagtacctcagccttctccatgtcctgggtaacATGCTCTCCCATTCCCTTCCAGAGAGGTCCCACATGTTCCctggtcttccttttatcacctgCATACCTGCAGAAGCTTTTCTTATTGCCCTTGATATCTCTTTCTGGATTTCATTCtgtcagggctttagctttcctaacctgatgcctggctgctcagacaatttctctgtattcctcccaggctacctgtccttgcttccaccctctgtaggctttttttctgtgtttgattttgtccaggagctccttgttcatccatgcaggcctcctggtggTTTTGCCTGATTTCCTCTCTGTTGGGATGCAtggctcctgagcttggaggagctGATCCTCAACTATTAGGCAGCTTTTgtgggcccctcttccctccagggctttatcccatgctactctaccaagcagatccctgaagaggccaaagccTACTCTCCTGAAGTCCTGGGTAGCCAGCTTGCTGTGcgccctccttgctgccctaaggatcttgaactccaccatttcatggtcaccgcagccaaggctgcccttgagcttcacattccccaccagctgCTCCTTGTTGctgagaacaaggtccagcatagcacctctcctcattggctcctctatcacttggagaaggcAGTTATCATCAACGCATttcaggaacctcctggattgcttatgccctgctgtgttgtccctccaacagatagcagggtggttgaagtcccccatgaggaccgGGGCTTGTAaacatgaggctgctcctatctgtctatagaaGGCCTCATCTGCTCGGTCTTCCTGgttgggtggcctgtagcagacacCCACAAGAATGTCACCtgtccctcccctccctttattcctgacccataagctctcggTCGattcctcatccatccccaggtggagctccatgcactccagctggtcattgacatagaggggGACACCCCCTCCTCGGCtcccctgcctctccttcctaaGGAGCCTTTATCCATCCATTCCAACACTGCAGTCATAGGTgccatcccaccatgtctcCATGATGCCAGTAAGATGTTGTGTTGTGATAACGTAAGATGTCTGTCACATCCCACAATTTCTCCTGCCATATCCCATAGGTTCCTATGTCACGTACAGGGAGCTTCGCCCCAGGACAGGGCCTCACCAGGGGCACAGTCatctctctgctgccttcctaCCTGGTGTCCTTGATGACTTCATGAtgcctgcctcctcctggcCAATCACACTGCTGTCATTAGGTGACTTCACATGCAACAGCCCAACCATGTTCGCTTTCCCTACATCTACCCCTCTCCACTGCATGAGCTGTCATCTGTGTCTCCATGGGGTTTGTGATGTGCTAGATGATATCACAGTATCTGCCTGCCTGCCACAAGTCAGTCAGGTTACTGCAACAGAAATGACCTCACAATCCACCTCCCAGCCATGTCATCTTCACCTTCCACTGCATCTCCCCTCTCCCAAGATCTCAGCACTGCTGGGTGGGTTTTCCGACACTCCAGGTGACATCACTGGGCCTGCCTCAGCACCTGGCCAATTGGGTTGCTTCCAAAGAAGTGACTTCAAAATCCACCTCCCACCTGCCATGCCTCTCCTTGCATCATCCTCTTCTGGCAACAGGAGTCACCTCCCAGACAACCTCCCACAACCCTTCCCCTTtacctgcctctcctctcccctccccagcactctcgtttctgctgggcaggcagcaacgtgctcccccagcccacggGGACGGCAGAGCCCTGGTGGGACAGCTGGAGTGGTGGGAGGGCAGCCATGGGTGCCAAGGGCTCCTCAGGAAGGCAGGTGGAGGGtgaggaggtggaggggagCTCTGTGCAAAGGGGAGGCTGGCGTGCACAGAGCCTTGCCTTGGAGGAAGCCTCATGGTCACAGGTCCTCGATGACATGGCAAGTTGAAGCACCCCACAGTCtgctgggagggcagcagggctgggcacaaGCAACGCAGGAGATTCCTGCAGGGTGTGGAAGACAGCATTTTGACAGAGGCACTCAATGAGCTGTCGAGGGCTGGTCTCTTCCTGACAGACAGGGTGGATCTGGCTGGGGATGGGAATGAGGAGAGCAGCCATGGCTGCAACCACCATGAGATGGTAGAGAAGCACAAAAACTAGCAGAATGACAGTGCAGGACTGCAGGAGAGCTGATTTCCATTAGCTGAGGTTCTGTTTGGACTGTCCTGGAGGACAAAGGGGCTGTGAGTCCCTCCTGGATCATCAGGGACAACGTCCTTCAAAGCCCAGGAAGAAGCCAGCCTCACGCAGAGGGAGTTGAGCAGGGCCTGGCAAGAGGTCAGCGAGGATGAACAGGGACCCCCCTGACTTAGGAGGTCCAACACCAGAAGGAAGtgcagggaggctggagggggaaCAGCCTGCCCAGGAGGCAGACAGACACCTGGCCTGTGGGCGCAGGGAGGGAGCCAGCAAAGCCAGAGCTCAGCGGTGGATGGAAATGGCCATGCATGGGGAGGGGACCCAGAAGGGCTTCTCTAAATATGTTGTCAGCACAAGGAAGGCAGCTGAGGCAACCCTGGTCCCAGTGGCCAGTGGGGCAGGGGACGGAGTGACAAAGGCAGTATAAATACAGGAATTCCTCAGAACAAAGATTCTCCCTTGAGAGTCCTGTCACACTGCAGGACTGTGCCCGAGGCGCCAGAGCACTCCGGCCTTACACCAAGCCAGCGCTGAGAAGGAGAGTGGGGAAGTGGAAagagagcagctctgggaagACCAAGTGCTGGTgctccctggcagtgctgctgtgctgagactcttttccccttcccctctgcacagCGGCACTGCCCTGCTACTTCACCAGGTTCTCAGAGGAAGGATCTCAGACAAACAAGTCACTGCAGGGTCCTTTATTGTGTTGAAATACAGAGCGAGAACTGTGCCTCATTTACACAGCCTCTAGGTCAAATTCTACAGGTAGACAGTGAATTAGAAGTGGGATGTATAATAAAATTTCATTGTGCACAAAATGATCACAAGAATAAcaaagaaccccccccccccccccccccccccccccgcccaagaACCTGAGAAGGCAAGCTGGGTTTTTAATGAGATACATTATGTATGCTCTGTAGAAAAAACCAGGCAGtttattgcttctgaaaagcacCGTCTCATCAATTTCTGCAGGGCATCCTTGAGCTCCTGGTTCCTCATGCTGTAGAGGAGGGGGTTCACTGCTGGAGGCACCACCGAGTACAGAACTGCCACCACCAGGTCTAGAACTGGGGAGCTGAGGGATGGGGGCTTCAGGTAGGCAAACGTGCCAGTGCTGACAAACAGGGAGACCACGGCCAGGTGAGGGATGCacgtggaaaaggctttgtgccgtccctgctcagaggggatcctcagcacggccctgaagatctgcccataggagaaaagaatgaagaCAAAACAACCAAATGCCAAACAGGCACTAAGCACAAGAAGCCCAACTTCCCTGAGGTAGGAGCgtgagcaggagagcttgaggatgtgggggatttcacagaagaactggcccacagcattgccttggcagagtggtagtgaaaatgtattggccgtgtgcagcacagcatagagaaacccactgccccaggcagctgctgccatgtggacacaagctctgctgcccaggagggtcccgtagtgcaggggtttgcagatggcaatGTAGCGGTCGTAGGCCATGATGGTGAGGACGCAATAGTCCACTGTgacaaagaacagaaagtaaaagaCCTGTGCAGCACATCCCGAGTAGGAGATGGCCCTGCTGTCCCACAGGGAATTGGCCATGGATTGGGGaacagtggtggagatggagcccagGTCGAGGAGGGAGAGGTTCAGGAAGAAGAAGTACATGGGGGTGTGGAGGTGGTGGTCGCACGTTACGGTGGTGATGATGAGGCCATTtcccaggagggcagccaggtagatgcccaggaagagccagaagtgcaagagctgcagctgtcGAGTGTCTGCAAatgccaggaggaggaactcagtgatggagctgctgttggacATCAGCTTCCTCTGGGCATGAGGCACTGTTCAAGATGGGAAGACAGTGACAAGTTAGAAGAGACTTCTCTGAGCTAAACCTAACGCATTTCTCATAGAAAACACACCGAAGCTGCCTCTCCTATTTCAGAAAGACCTTTGGCAGGTCCCTTTCATGAGATACGCTTGGTGCTGGCTGAGGGTGCCACTGAGAGCAGCGGGCTCTGCTGTGGGCTCCTGATGAGTCAGTCGTGCCCTACTGCAAGAGGTACATAGGAACCCGGAGTGATCTAATATTAAATCCACTCATCTTGTCAAAGAGCTTTTCAGCATTGTCACTCCTAATTCAACCAAAAGTGGAGAAGAGCCGAGGGGATTTTGTTTTGAGTATTTTGTTCTCACTTCCCTACCACACTTAAGGAGTGCTTTTGGCAGCGAAAGAAGCAAATGTCCTAAAGATGAGGTGTCCTGAGAGGAGAGTTTTGTCATTTGTATCACTGGGAGCCTGGGGATTAGGAGGGGATTGGGACACTTTAATTCtatggtgtcctggtttcagctgggatagagttaaatcTCTTCTTAatagctggtacggtgctatgttttgagttcagcatCCAAAGAATGTTgctaacactgatgttttcagttgttgctaagtaaggtttagtctaaagtcaaggatttttcagcttctcatgcccaggcagggagaaagctggaggggcacaagaagctggcacaagacacagccagggcagctgacccgaattggccaacggggtattccataccatgtgacatcacgcCTAGTATATAAACGGAGGGCAGTGGAGGCGGGGGGGATAGCCGCTCGGGGATTTACTGGGCGTTGACCAGCGgttggtgagcaattgcactgtgcatcatttgtatattccagtccttttatcattactgctgtccctttattagtgttatcattatcattattagtttcttcttttgatattctattaaaccattcttatctcaacccacaagttttacttcttttcccaattttctccccttcccactgggtgtgggggagagtgagtgagcggctgcatggcGTTTAgcagctggctggggttaaaccatgacacatggTCAAATCTGTGAAGTGCATCTGAATCCCACCCCTCCCCATTCCAGTCCAGTGACGAGAACAAGaagagcagggacaggagcatgAAAATGGATAAACACTACAGACGTGCTGCTGACGGAGGCAGGATAGGGACAGATGGTAGCATATTTGATAATTTCTTCCTACTACAGGGCTGAGGCAACTGAGAAGGTGACTGAGTCCCCATGGCTGTAAGAGCTCTGCTGGGTGGGAGAAAAGACCACAGGTTTTCTCCAGTGATGGCAGGGAGGTGCCTGAATCCCCCATCCCATGGCATTGCTGGGAGCAGCTCCCTCTCactccctgcccctgcctctgctgcctggagctgtCCCtgtcagcagctgcttctctgtccccttgtctcctccctgtccctgctcacAGACCCCAATCCCACCCGCTgtgtgctcagctctgccctgcagacCCCTCCTGGCAGCCGGGCACTGCCCAGGGGCATCTCTGTGTGGGCAGGGGCGAAGGAGCACCTCAAACAAGTCCTAAGGACAACTGGAATCTCGGTGCCTTCTCCAGAGGGCAGAAATAAATTCTAGTCTCACAGTGCACAACCACCCACCAGGACGATAACAATTCAAAGCAAAGACTCTTGCCTTTCAGGAGAATGCTGCTTGATGTTCTTCTTGGAAGTGCCCTCGGAAATGCCCAGGGCTAAGCTGCAGCTGTGAGCAAACCTGACCCACGCAGCACGCTCTCGACAGCAGAagcaccctgctctgcccttcCAGGGGTCATTTCTTTCACCCACACCTTCTCCCCACACTGTCATGGGGAGTTCCCTGCACAGGCTGAGTGCTgaccctggcaggcagcaaagtCCCTGCTCCATCACTCAGCCCCTGAAACACCAGGACCCTGCTCTgaaggacagccctgggcacccctggaTGCACACCCGGCTTCACAGCCCTCCAGATGGTGCCAGGAGAAGGCAGCCCTCATGCCCTGTCCCTCTGACAGCACAGCAGGGAAGCCCAGCTCTGGAGCACATCCTTCTCCTCTACACCAGAGAAACGAAGACAGTCCTCCTGCAAGATCCCATACACTGTCAGATGTGCCAGTTTTCGGAGATCCCTGCAGGAACTGAAGCTCTATTGCCCTGCACCCAGAGACTTACCATGCAGAGGGCTGTGAAGTTTTCTCCCGCAGTGAGCTCTCAGCATCCTCCCACTCCACACTGCCTTTAAGCTCTCTCTGCCTTGCAGGTCTCTTCTCgatgcctgcaggcagtgcccccagccctgctcctgggcagagctgtctctctgcagcGCTGCCCGCTTGCCAGGAGCTCCCTCCATgtcccaggagcccagcccagctcagcagcagaggaccagcccaaggcagcactttctctgccccttctgggctccctccaggtgtccctggggctccaGGGGAACCTGCTGGCAAACAGGCTGAAGCAATCACTGATGTTCcctcctgcacctggggagagACACTGCTTTCCAGCAGGGTCATTGCTCTGCTGAGAGACAGACTTAGGTCCGAGAATCAACTTTTctgagaatcatagaatcattgcagttggaaaagacccttaagatcatcaagtccaatcATGAACCTAACACCAgcaagtccaccactaaaccatgtccctaaacaccgtgtcttttaaatacctccaaggagggtgactcagccacttccctgggcagcctctttCTTGTGCCATCATTGGGCAGGACACACAGACAGCGACAGGCAGGCATCTCCTTTAGCcctgctgagggaagggagTCAGCTGAGTCTGTGGAGGCATCTCATGCTGGGTCTGTAGTCCTGGGGCTGGAAGGGGACTCAGCTGCCTCCCATGCCCACCACAATCGCACAGGAGGTGGGATTCCTCTTGCCTCAGTGTAGGTCTGCATTAAATAGGCACCTGCATGTCAGCTCCTTGTCTCAGCTCCCATGCTGATCAATGGTGATGGAGGCCAGGAGTGAGCTGTTCAGATGCAAATGTCTGGTGACATTGGAGGTGTCAGAGGTGGTCAAAGAGATGTGCAGGTAATCGAGACAGATCCAAGCTATGTGCAGGCAGATATAGAGACAGGATAAGATCTGAGTTCCACTTCCTAGCAGCACCTGGGAATTTCCTTTGGCCAACTGAAATGACAGCTGATGCCCAAATTAAGGGCAATGGAACCTGTCCCTCCTCATGATGTTCAGGGTGGCCCTATAGAGGTATTCCTGCAACGGAATGGAGTCATGTGCCATAGGGAGAACtatctctcctttccttttttccatgttttgaaTTTACGAGACCTTGACCGACGATATTTGCAGTTGTCTCATGTACAACCTGTTATGGAGGCACACACAATGACATCCagcaggtgttaaaactcacaTTTATCCTTCAGTAAAAACTTAGAACACTGGTGACACAcggaaaacagactccacaatcagtgagattgtaaagtaggtatgttcattcaaCGCTGGGCAGCAtggggggtagtcccaccaaagtcgtgcgctcccgactcggcagttcgcttcaagtttatacagtcaagtgttacatattcacaatatgcctatacatatgcatgacctatccctgcttcatattaaaatcGGCTCcaagaggtcatttccatagtctcctctcaactgtgcttgcgcagtgcctctttatggtgatcgtctggtggtcgcagagatgaagatagatgactcctcttcctcaccgc is part of the Aquila chrysaetos chrysaetos chromosome W unlocalized genomic scaffold, bAquChr1.4 W_unloc_5, whole genome shotgun sequence genome and harbors:
- the LOC115337629 gene encoding olfactory receptor 14C36-like: MLRAHCGRKLHSPLHVPHAQRKLMSNSSSITEFLLLAFADTRQLQLLHFWLFLGIYLAALLGNGLIITTVTCDHHLHTPMYFFFLNLSLLDLGSISTTVPQSMANSLWDSRAISYSGCAAQVFYFLFFVTVDYCVLTIMAYDRYIAICKPLHYGTLLGSRACVHMAAAAWGSGFLYAVLHTANTFSLPLCQGNAVGQFFCEIPHILKLSCSRSYLREVGLLVLSACLAFGCFVFILFSYGQIFRAVLRIPSEQGRHKAFSTCIPHLAVVSLFVSTGTFAYLKPPSLSSPVLDLVVAVLYSVVPPAVNPLLYSMRNQELKDALQKLMRRCFSEAINCLVFSTEHT